In Schizosaccharomyces osmophilus chromosome 1, complete sequence, the genomic window CCACCAAAGCTTCTTCTGGCCATTCTTCTAGAGTAACACCGTCCGCTTCAGATATTTGGGGAGGCTCATAAATTGTCTCAATGACAGCTTTCGTACCTAAGGGCACAGTTGTGTAAGGTTCATAATGCCCGTAGGTATATCCTATTCTCTGGAAGCCAGTTCTTCGCCAAGCGTTCAAGAAAGAATCGACAATAGAAGGAGAAGCAAACTCAACGTGATCAACGATTCGGAAAGGTTGCAAGTTCATCATGATTGTAGAGGGTTGACACTTGGAGCAGATACCCAAAGGCCAAGGAGGATGACCAGAAGgacatttttctttaactTTGAAGTAAGGCTCTTCCAGGGGAGGAATGAAGGACTGGGAACTGgcatatttatttacattaGAATTTACCTTTCTCAAATAAGCGTGAAATGACATGtgtttaattttgttttctcgTTGATAATTTTCGTCATACGGTTCTAAAGGAGAGCAATAATCGCACATGCCTTTCGGTCCATGTCGACAAAACGCTGAGGTAGATCGAGGAATAAGACCATCTTGCAATTCAAAAGCATCATCTATATTGTCTTGAACAACATGAGCCGAGGCAACATTACTGGAGTTTGTAGCAGACAGAGCGTTGTCTTTTGAGACTTCAACTTCAGCAACACCTTCTTTACCAGGAGGAACAGGAGTTGATGCTGGTAATTCTCTAGGAGACCCAAGTCGCAAAAAAACCATGTTTCCATGCACTAGGCCTGCTGCCTGCAGGGTTTTCTCGTCGACTTGAGAGCAAGGTGTACCCATGTCTGACTCATCTTTGCAAAGTGAAACGTTTTCAGCAGTgtattgattttttaaaacattAAACAAAACCTATAAACCACGTTAGAATCATCCAACTTCAAATCCACAGCAATGCTTCCCCATATTACGTACGTAGTCCTTTAACGTTTGCAAGGTGTCTGTAGGTTGGAATTCCGCACGGGACATTCCCATCCTACTTCGAAAACGTATAATCTGCATTCTGTTAGTTTATTTCGATAGAAACGCCTGCATCCTCCATACCATTTTTCCTGTACGATACGTGAAAAAGACAAGTAAACAATTCGTTATAGAACAGCTCTATATGGTAGTTATATAGTGAACTCGGAACTGTCGTTAAGTGAGCATAACGTGTTGAGGGATTCTATCACAACAATAaatcgtttgtttacatttcaaaaaagaagttttgaaGATAGAATTCAAAAGTAATGTAtaaatcaacaaaaaaaaaatattataaaGATGAAAACCCGTTGAAGTTCGGTGTTGTAGTCTGGCTGTCAATAAGTGAATCGTCTTAGACTTGTTACATGATAATGATACTTGGTGACTTGACTTTCACTAGATTTATATTGTGGGTTTTTGGAGTGATATCTAAGTATAAAAATAGTGAACTGACTTAtataatttaattttgctTGGTTTATTTGGATGTCAGAGGATGGGAGGGttcctttcctttatttCCATTGTTTATACAGGGATTGCTTCTCTGAGGAGTTTGTAGACATCAAAGCTTTTAGAGAGAATGGCTCCAAGTCTCTTTCTTATGGTTACACTACTCTCCTTTTGTACAGGATAGAGTTGATGATGTATGGATTTCACTTTGAAATGTGATACGAGTAACAACTCCTCGTTAGTAAGAtatttaattgaaaaatcaattatGCAAAAAGATGtgaatttccttttcttcgCTAAGATCAGAAAGAGGGAAGAGCTGATTAAGTAAATTATTATTGAAAGCATAATTCGAAGCTTAAAATTGGGATCGTTTTAGGTCCTAATCGCACTCCATAAAATTTAGAAAggataaacaaaagaaaagaatctCACCACGAGCGGCGGGTTTCTATAATTCTCCTTCTACTAAAAGTAATAGTTTCAAATCAATTATTGAAGCTGCTTCAAGGAATACTCGTTTATGGCACCAATGAGTATCCCACTCATTTGTGCTCTCAACTTTTAAGCACAAGAATTGTCTTGCTTGAATCACCAAAATGAATAGATATTCGTGTGTATTTTAAGAGAGTATTATTGCAATTCCTTATGTCATGTTGAATGTGAAGGAATTCACATTGATAGCCTTGACAAGAATATCGAGTcaacttttgctttcttttttgtaattgaaaaGCTGCTTTTGTCCATTGTATCCATAAACTATTTTAAAATAAGTATTGAAAGACTACAAATTTCCCATTTATATTGCAAATATTGCATTCCCGCTAAGACTTGTTTCCATACGATAGCCAAGCGATCATTCGTTTTCAACACGAAAAGTaatttaattgaaaaaaattttatcaAGCTGCTTACTATATTTGGttttaatttataaatttGCATGGAGGATTGGATTCGATGAAAGGATCAATCCTTAGGTCACTTGATCAATTGAACTTATACTTTCCTACAGTGCCAACATAAGAATCCAAATTAAGCAATTAAAAAGTATACCATATTGAAAGgtatttttatataatcttttagtttttgaaaCGATTGAAAGGATTGTTTCGCTCGAAAAACTAAAATAGCTCGAGTGCTTCAACAGAAAGATTACGGTTTGCAATCACCACCAATTGCTCTTGGTATGTAAGCAATGCTCAAATGcacaattgaaaatgatcaAATTCAAACTTTACGGAATGGAGAAACATTTGTGTCGTACCAAGTCCGCACTCACAGCGACTTGTCAGTAtttgaagagaaagaattcTTCGTCCGGCGAAGATACAGTGATTTTGAGATGCTCCATAACATTTTGAGCAGAGATTACAGTGGATATGCAATCCCTCCGGTCCCAAGGAAGCATACAGTCACCTCGTTTTCAGGTGGATCTCTTTCACCGATATTCGTGGCCCGGCGAATGCATTCTTTGCAAACATTCCTAAACCGATGCATTGCTCACCCTGTGATTAGCAATTCTATGCACATGTATCAATTCcttgaaaatgaatccTGGAAATTTTACTACCACAATGCCTGGATGCAAGCGGAAAACGCAAACATCAAACCTCCACAAGGAATAAAAAGTGAGAGGAACATTGAAAAGTCTTCTATTCTCACTGATCCTTATCCCATTGTTGTTCAAGAAAATGCGAAACGGATATTACAAAATTGTGAGACAGATCTACAAAAACTGGCCAAGGCTTGTAGTCAGCACATGAGCAGTTTACAGACTTTTCCATCTGATGTAACAATTTCCAAACCTTTGCATGCTTTTTATGCAGATGAAATTTCCTCGATCTTTAGAACCTTGAAGAAAACTAATGCTCACCTGCTGAATGCGTTTCAAGCGAATATACTGACTTCAATCCaggatttggaagattATCTACtcatttttaaatcttTAGTGAAACAACGAgagcaaaaacaaaaaacgTTTGAAACAATTCAGCTTGAATGCTCTCAAATTTCCGCCATAGAAGCTTCCATTGCCAATGAGCAGCCAACCCCCAGTGTTAGTAACAACTTGCAAAACTCCCGAAAAAGGACAACATTATCCTCCCAAAATAAATCTACCAGCTTGTTCACTGTCCCCAGGTTTCTTCGGAAAAAGAGGTCAACATCTACGGAACTGGCAAATCCCATAGAGGCTCTCAAATTATGTTACCAAGATCTTCAacaatttgatgaaaaactaGATGGTGAAATGCAATTTCTTCGTGAAAGACTGGACGTCGAAACTCGACGGACATTACAACTTATTTGCGACAACCATGTAAACCACTTTACTGACATTCTTGAAAGTTTAAATACTTAGAGAG contains:
- the atg2402 gene encoding autophagy associated protein Atg24c, with amino-acid sequence MLKCTIENDQIQTLRNGETFVSYQVRTHSDLSVFEEKEFFVRRRYSDFEMLHNILSRDYSGYAIPPVPRKHTVTSFSGGSLSPIFVARRMHSLQTFLNRCIAHPVISNSMHMYQFLENESWKFYYHNAWMQAENANIKPPQGIKSERNIEKSSILTDPYPIVVQENAKRILQNCETDLQKLAKACSQHMSSLQTFPSDVTISKPLHAFYADEISSIFRTLKKTNAHLLNAFQANILTSIQDLEDYLLIFKSLVKQREQKQKTFETIQLECSQISAIEASIANEQPTPSVSNNLQNSRKRTTLSSQNKSTSLFTVPRFLRKKRSTSTELANPIEALKLCYQDLQQFDEKLDGEMQFLRERLDVETRRTLQLICDNHVNHFTDILESLNT
- the npl4 gene encoding Hrd1 ubiquitin ligase complex subunit Npl4; translated protein: MIIRFRSRMGMSRAEFQPTDTLQTLKDYVLFNVLKNQYTAENVSLCKDESDMGTPCSQVDEKTLQAAGLVHGNMVFLRLGSPRELPASTPVPPGKEGVAEVEVSKDNALSATNSSNVASAHVVQDNIDDAFELQDGLIPRSTSAFCRHGPKGMCDYCSPLEPYDENYQRENKIKHMSFHAYLRKVNSNVNKYASSQSFIPPLEEPYFKVKEKCPSGHPPWPLGICSKCQPSTIMMNLQPFRIVDHVEFASPSIVDSFLNAWRRTGFQRIGYTYGHYEPYTTVPLGTKAVIETIYEPPQISEADGVTLEEWPEEALVDRVAAACGLRRVGIIYTDLTDDGSATGKVLCKRHADSYFLSSLEVCNSAHFQSKFPNPSKWSQTGFFGSKFVTSVISGNFNGEIEVTSYQVSNVATSLFKADLIQPSIDPDRMLVKREDKSRYVPDVLYRYVDEYKKQVSKNAKPAFPVSFLLVTLTDGFPEEPTPMFAKHNTALPTVIETADETGRLRQLAKLFDHDAVKDGSLSNFPIILLLAQLSILKEDDMEAFAKYAMSPTEENEKNLNTRESYQTLLAVLYSSL